The DNA window aatgtTCGTTCGTGAAGATCCAGAAACGGGTAAGCTTTCAATCGATTTGAGCTATGACCCTAATACAGATCCTATTATCACAAGACCCAATACTTTAGCGTTGACCTCTTTATTGATTTGGGTTTATAGTTTCATCCTAAAAGGTCCTGAAGTTAACATTTGGACCAACCATGAACAGGAACTGGCGGGACCATATGGCAGTGGGGATGATGAAGACAAGGACAGTGAACTATCCAAGAATATTGCAGTTGaaaatcaagaaaagaaaagaatgTATAATCCACTGGAGTCCTTCGAAGAGTATCTTTTAAGGATGTATAAACACCTACACATTGATAAAAACCAAAATGTAAGGAAGTACCAAAATGCCATGTGGGGGAAAGCCTTTGAAATACAGAATATTGATCATATTAATAGACTTTTCGGGTTTATCAGCTATATCAAGGTCTTGTTTGATAATAACTATTGGGATTTAGGGAGAGAGTTTGGCAAGCTTTTTAATAACTGTCTGGAAAGGAGTATTGGTAAGGAATCTCATGTCTGTCACGACATGTATGACGTTTAGTCGATATTTACTGACAGAATGTAATATACACAATGCATATGTAAACACCGAAATCTTGCTCCGACTACCATGTAATCCGTGGCTCATTTTTGTCCGAGGAGGGTTAACTATTCTGTGTttatgaaaaaaaaaactttaATCAGTTATCGAAACTAAAATAGAACAGCCAATCACTAAAGGGGGGCACAATTTCAAATAATCTTTTATGTTAGCTACACCAGTTACTTTAGCTCTAATTGAGTAGATCCAAAATACATTGGCTCTCATGTCAAGATAAGACATTTACTAGAACCGtaattgaagaaagtctTTGTCTGAATAAATGGTATGACTCTTAGGAAATGGTTAAAGATGGAACAAATCAATTCGAATagcgaaaaaaagattcaaCAGATAGATATATTCAAGAGGTATGCCAAGGCACTGAGTACAAGCGACAGGGCTCTCGATGAAAAGGATCAGGGCTACGGGGAGTTGGTATTGAATTATGACGATTTTATTAAGTTGATATCGAACTCTCGGAAACTGTACTCCAAATTCACAGATCATTCGTACAACTTGAACCAGGTGCCAGTTAATACCTTTGGCTGCATATTTCTTGCCATTGATGAAAACAATAAAGGTTACTTGACTATTAGTGATTGGTTCTATTTCAATAATATTCTTGAACATGAGAATTTCCATATAATCCTTCTCTACGAGTTTTTCAGGAAATTCGATGTTGcaagtttgaaacagaGCTCCAGACAAGCAATTGAGGATTCTGCTGGAGtcgaaaaaagaataaagCCCATAAATTATGGGAACAAGTTCTTGAGTTTTGATGAATTGGTATTGAACTCAAATCAATTTAAAAGCACTATCAACCTATTACATGAGTGTGTCGATGACGATTACGTTAGAAAGCACGGTCTACTTCTAAATTGGAACGATTTTAATTTCTTGAAGCTCTATGAATGTTTTCCTTACCTGGGAAAGGGCAGCGATGATTATGGAAACACCCCATATTTGACGTTGAATTCACTGATAACCATTTTGCAGACTGACCTAAAGAATCAGCGAATGTTCAATGgcttttcaaaattatgCCACAAGGATCCAATACACAACAATTTGGTGCtcaacaaagaaaaattggTTTACCTTTTGAAGCTATTTTATTCACACAAGGTTTCTGCCGACATATTTGATTCTTTAAATCTTTCCAACACATCTTTGTTGAAATCCAAAAATGATTCGATATCTTACAATGTGTTTAAAGATATTTTCtatctgtttcaaaactttgactTGCTGAACCAGGCGTTGTTGAAGTATGCAGAGTATAATGACTTGGCGGAGGATGACCTGCGCGATTATGTTATCACAAAAAGAGACTTcatgaaaattttgaacGCACAGTACAATAAGGTGAATAATGTTAATGAGTTTTCTCCCTCCCAGATCAATCTGCTGTTCTCGATTGTAGCGAATTCAAAGGAAAATAATAtgcaaaacaagaaattaAAAAATGAATTGAAACACCAGGACCGTGCGATCGATAATGTTATCCAGAATAACTATGTTCAGGGTGGGAACAACAGCCGTAAAAGTTTAGAGTCATTTGGTGAAAACTATCTTTCCCTCTTGGAGAACTTCACTCAGGATACATCGTTtaagaaaattttcaaagcatcGGGAGGACTGTTTGACCATATTTTTTATGGTAAAAAGGATGTTGCTACGATGGGATCCAATCTGACAATTCAAGATTTTCTGAAAATCTTAAACCCAAATTACTTAAACGATGTTGTTCACAAACTAGAAATGCAACATCTACAAGATGAATCTCTTTACATCAATTACTATTTCTACCCTATTTTTGAttctcttttcaatttcattttAGGGTCTGCTGCTGGTTGTATTGGTGCCACAGTAGTTTATCCCATTGACTTTATCAAAACGAGGATGCAGGTTCAAAGatcactttcaaaatataAGAATTCGCTTGATTGTTTGATAAAGGTAGTGAAAACAGAAGGTGTCCGAGGTTTATATTCTGGTCTGGGCTTTCAATTAATTGGAGTAGCGCCAGAAAAGGCCATAAAGTTGACTGTAAACGActttttgagaaaaaagttgattGATAAACAGGGGAATTTGCATGCTTTTGCCGAAGTTCTGTCAGGTGCTTCTGCTGGTACATGTCAGGTCATCTTTACAAACCCCATAGAAATTGTCAAAATCAGATTACAGGTGAAATCAGAATCTGTAGCGAATGCATCTTTGACGGCCTCCCAAATTATCAAAAGTCTGGGTATCAAAGGTCTGTATAAGGGGGTAACAGCATGTCTCATGAGAGATGTACCATTTTCTGCGATATATTTTCCCACCTACGCTCATCTCAAGAAGgacattttcaactttgatCCGAAAGATAAAACGAAACGAAACAGGTTGAAAACATGGGAATTGCTGGTTGCCGGTGCCTTGGCCGGTATGCCAGCTGCCTTCTTGACAACACCGTTTGACGTCATCAAAACTAGATTGCAAGTCGATCCACGGAAGGGAGAAACCAGGTATAAAGGTATATTTCACGCAGCTAAGACAATACTAAAGGAAGAAAGCATACGGAGCTTTTTTAAGGGTGGTGGTGCAAGAGTCTTGAGAAGCTCTCCACAGTTTGGCTTCACCTTAGCTGCATATGAGCTATTCAAGAACGCGTTCCCGTCGCTTACCGTAGAAGAAGTGAATCCCAAGCAAGGGGGCGCCAACAATAGCCCAGATAACGCAAATGCCCTTGCGTCTTTCTCGATGAGCTATTTCTCTGATATATTTTCGAGGCTCGGTGAAGGTTCCCCATCTTCACACAAGGGACACCATGAACTTTTCAACCCAATCTTTGATCCGTATGGGAGCAACTTTTTGAATTACTACTACAAGAGTTGTCAGGTAGCAAAGACGTTTATCGATTTGGATAATagcttttccaaatttgatCATTCTGTCTATAAGAAATTCTTGGAAATTCTCCAAGACCCTGATAATAAAAGCTAAGGCACATGTTGGTGAATTTACGCCTGTACACTCTTCTGACTTATGTAACGATGATATTCTTTTGTATCAACAATAATCGTAGAAACGTCAAATATCTTTAATGATATAAATAATATGTATATTTATTTACTTTAACGAAAACGTGTATGATGAAATGTTGTGGTATATAACAATCTACTCTAGCAACTGTTTGGCTTCGCTTTCGTTGATACCGGATGCAATATCAGATCTCCACCCTTTCGCTCTCTCAAACCCCTTAGTGTATCCCTCATAGTTCATAAATGCCTCGTAAAGTTTCTCCTGGTCCGTTTCGACAAATGGACCGTGTTGTACTAACGGTTGGTCCAAAATTTTACCACCAATAATGGCGAATTCGGTGTCATCAGAACCGGCTTGGCCAGCAACTCCTTCACCGTCGGTATCGAAGAATATAGCGGTGTTCTGTTTAAATACTTTTTCGTTGATGACCACAGACCCTTTCATAACGTATAGGAAAGCATTGAAATCGCTTGGGATTTCTTGAGCAAACTCGGTACCAGCCTTGGAGGCAAGCATATAATAGAAGTCTATAGGAGTATAGGCCAAATCTTTTACAGATTCAGTGCCGTACGATTTCCCGCTAATGACACGTACCTCCAAGTTTTCATGGGGCTTCACCACTGGTATGTCCTCTGATCTAAGGTTTCTGTATCTTGGTTCACAGTTTTTCAGGTCTTTGGGCAAGTCAACCCACAACTGCAAGCCTCTTGCTGGTCTCCCGTCTTCCATTTCTACAGGCATCTCAGAATGCACGATACCTTTGCCAGCAGTCATAAACTGCAAATCCCCAGGACGAAGAACACCCTTGGACCCAGTGAAATCTTCGTGAGCAATCAATCCGTCAATAACATACGTGATCGTTTCTTGACCGTGGTGAGGGTGGTCCGGGAACCCTGAAGGGGACTTGACGGTGAAGTCATCCAGCATTAAAAACGGTGTGAACCGTCTCTGCTGCATCGACCCGACAGATCTCTTCACTCTGGCACCAACACCTTCCGCTACCTCTCTAGGGATAAAGTGGTTTGCAATAGAACGTAATTTGAATAAGCTTGGCATTGTGTAGTCGTTGTTAGTGGTGTTGGTACGAGTTGGGTAGAAATAGTATAGAACAACGCtgaataaaaaaataagagCGGCCTTTTTATATGTAGAGAAAGGGGAACGTTTCTCTTCCTTTGGTACGATGTCCGGCTTACTTGATGACTCTTGAGACATGACAGAATGGTTAAATTACTAAGCTAAAAGCAAGTTTCTTTATAAACAATTATAAATCGACAGTAACAAACACCAGAGAGGACTACCCTTccagcagaagaagatcggAACGCATCCGGCAactttttatttatatattcCCCGGTCGTCCTATGATCTTCGCTGCCGTCTCCCATCTGCCCCTATTTTTGTGTTCTATCTTGAATAAGTTATTACATTCCATTACGAGTAAGATGAGCAACAGTGTGTCAGGAATTTTTACGGATATAGTGAATCATTGCATAATACATGGCTACCTGGATGCTGTCCCTCTGTTGCACGTGCTGAATAAGCTGATGTAACACTGTCAGATCTTACTCAATCCTTACgtgaaaaaaaggaagaaaaagaagaaaaaagaaaaagaagcCGAGGCCCTAATTTTGGACTTCTTCAGACGAAACCCTAAATTcagtttgttttttttctatgAAATCGCGATGGCGATGagttgaaaattttctatCATATTATTGCATTGACAAAAGCCCAAGGCTAAGAGACAAGGTTTAGAATAACGATTTGGCTTTCACGGACCAGAACCTTCGCTCACAAAATGGATATATTCAGAGTTTTGACTAGGGGTGCAGCagtgaagaagagcaatAAGGGTAAGAAAGCTGAATCAGCGAATTTCGGAAGCAATCACAGTGAGAACAAGGAGGTGAACAATGACGTTCGCATCACCAGAGAGCTAGATTTCTTTCACAATAAGAAAATAATCCATGATGTTGAAAATGAGAAGAAACATGCAGACGTAGAAGAGACAAGTGAAAAAGCTGAAACGGACGATACTTCTTCCAGTTTGGTTGTGGAGCCAAGGATCAAAACCAAGGAACAGGCTCACCAACTACGTAAATCATACCAAGGTAACGTTACTGGTGAAGATGTATGTTTACCTATTGGATCTTTCGAAGATCTTATTACCAGGTTTTCCTTTGATAAACGGTTGCTAAACAACCTGGTTGAGAACCACTTCACTGAGCCAACTCCAATTCAGTGCGAAAGCATTCCATTAGCATTAAACAACAGGGATATCTTAGCTTGTGGTCCAACGGGGTCTGGTAAAACATTGGCCTTTTTGGTGCCTCTTGTACAGCAAGTTATCGATGATAAGGAAGTTGAAGGGTTGAAAGGTTTAATTATATCTCCTACTAAAGAACTGGCAAACCAGATCTTCATCGAATGTACCAAGCTGTCTcataaaattttccatggcaagaagaaacctCTTCGAGTCGCTCTCTTGTCCAAATCGTTGGGTgccaaattgaaaaataaagTGGTGAGCGATAAGAAATACGATGTTATAATATCCACTCCGTTGAGATTGATCGATGTGGTGAAAAATGAAGCACTGGATCTTTCTCGCGTTAAGCATCTGATATTCGATGAGGCTGATAAGCTATTCGATAAGACCTTTGTGGAACAGACAGATGACATTCTGAGCTCCTGTACGGACCCAAGTCTTCGGAAAGCCATGTTTTCTGCGACGATCCCTTCTGGTGTTGAGGAAATTGCACACACAATTATGATGGATCCAGTCAGGGTTATCATTGGTCACAAAGAGGCAGCCAACTCTAGtattgaacaaaaactAGTGTACTGTGGGAACGAAGAGGGTAAGCTTATTGCCATTCGACAAATGGTTCAAGAGGGGGAATTCAAAGCACCTATCATTATTTTCTTGGAGTCGATCACCAGAGCAAAGGCATTATACCATGAACTTATGTATGACCGGATGAATGTGGATGTCATTCACGCAGAAAGGACGCCTGTTCAAAGGACGAAAATCATAGAGAGGTTTAAGAGTGGTGACTTGTGGTGTCTGATTTGTACAGATGTTTTGGCCCGTGGTATTGACTTCAAGGGTGTCAACCTCGTTATAAATTACGATGTTCCAAGAACGGCTCAGGCATATGTCCATAGGATTGGTAGAACTGGTAGGGCTGGACGGTCAGGTAAAGCTGTTACTTTCTATACTAAGCAAGATGCGATGGCCATCAAACCCGTAATAAACGTTATGAAACAAAGTGGTTGTGAGGTCGCCAAATGGATGGATAGCATGTCCAAAATTAGTAAAAGAGAGAAGGAGTCTCTCAAAAAGGGTAAAGGgtttcaagaaagaaagCAGATCAGTACAGTGCCAAAGATGGATAAActgaaaaggaggaaaaaacAGGACATGGTGGAAGGatcaaagaggagaaagaCGATTGCAGCGACTGGAAACGAATGAATTCAACATTTCGCGATCGTGATGATCTTTCATTGTTGTTGCTCCTTTTTTCCGTGGTTTGTAAGGTATAAGCAACAATTCTGCATGTCATATTAGATTTATATATAATCAGTGATAGTTATTTAACAGACAGTGGCTGTTAGACGATTTACACTTTTTATCAGtataaaataaaaattaGAACTACAACTTTAAAAGAAAACTCTCAAAAACCGGAGAGTTTTGATTTTGAGCAGGGTCCAAGCCAGTTGACCGAAAATGACTACAGCAAAATGCTCGTTCAAAGAATGTGGGTGTAACATTATTGCTGTTGACTACTCCAAATTGGTTTATTTACCGGCTGCTGTCCTAGATGATTACCAGCTTATGCAAAGTACCAAGTCCACTGATGTTGACGTAAACACTAAGGGTCCAAATACCCCATTCACGCTGGTCACTGATGTATGGGCCTTTGATAATATTGGTGTTTCGAAAGATATACCTCCATCGATAGCACCGGAGACAGGCTCCCAATACACATTCCAATACGAGAACGATCAGTGGGATTTGGTGAAGTGTGTAAAATACATGATCTGTGCCGAGTGTGATAGGGGTCCCATTGGAATGGTGTGCCAGATAATGACTCCAGACAAGAGCGAAGAACAGATGGTTTACATGTTGAGCTTGCAAAGCGTTCAGGTCTAGATAGCATAGTTACACTTTGTCCATCGCGGCGGGCAGGTTGTATATTCGCATACATATACTAAAAAACTTTTATTACCCGGTCGGTAACTTGCTCTCTCTGAGGCAAGGAACTTGAAgttaaaaaaattttcattcAAGTAAAAATAAATTCGCTTTCTGGCCCCCTCCTCATCGCAAGTTCAAAGCTCCCATCAAAGCCACAAAGTCTGCAACAAGTTTAACTATGGCGACAAGGACTCAGTTTGAAAACTCCAACGAGATTGGTGTGTTCTCGAAGTTGACCAATACTTACTGTTTGGTCGCTGTCGGGGgttctgaaaatttttacTCCGCTTTTGAAGCTGAACTGGGTGATGCTATTCCAATCGCGCATACCACTATTGCTGGTACTCGTATCATTGGTAGAATGACTGCTGGTAACCGGAGAGGTTTGTTGGTCCCAACACAAACTACGGATCAAGAGTTGCAACATCTGAGAAACAGTTTGCCAGACTCCGTCAAGATCCAAAGAGTGGAGGAGAGACTGTCTGCGCTGGGTAATGTGATCTGTTGCAACGACTACGTTGCTCTGGTTCATCCTGATATAGATAGAGAGACTGAAGAATTGATAAGCGATGTATTAGGTGTCGAAGTCTTCCGTCAAACTATCTCTGGTAATATTCTTGTTGGTTCATATTGTGCATTGAGTAACCAAGGTGGGTTGGTCCATCCTCAAACTACTAtccaagatcaagaagaattGTCCTCTTTACTACAGGTTCCATTGGTGGCTGGTACTGTCAATCACGGTAGCGCCGTCGTTGGTGCCGGCATGGTAGTTAACGATTATTTAGCTGTTACCGGTTTGGATACGACAGCTCCAGAATTGAGTGTCGTCGAGAGTATCTTCCGCTTGCAAGATGCCCAACCAGATGCTATTTCTGGTAACTTGCGTGATACTCTAATTGAAACCTACTCTTAGAGAGAGAGCAATACCCTATTGTACAGTTAATAAGCATATAgtaaactttttttttacttttaGAGGCATAGTTCGTTATGCATTTCGATTCTCCCTTTAAGTATAAAGCTTCTGAAATTGTATGCGGTGGGTGTTGTATGTGGTATTTTCGGCTTGCTACTTGCGAAATCCCCACTCTTTTCTCCCATCGAACTTGTATTGATGCGATGGcaaagacaaaaaaatagtcatcaaaaaagaagaatgaaATTGAATACAGGAAACGTAATTGAAGACTTGGGGATCAAAGATGGAATCAATAAtacgaaaaaaaaacatcaaCGAGAGCAAAAATTATATTCAAGGTTCGTGTCACCGTTGAGGAAATAAGTGAATATTTGTAAAACAGAACTGATCCTCTTTTAGACCCCTTCATTAATATCGAGGAGATTAGATGTCAGTTCATTAGTATACTTCGGCTGAAAATTCCAATTTATTAAACTAACCGGTCCGTTTTGAAATTAAAACAGACAGAAGTGTCTGCAGgacaggaaaaaaatgaaactTAAGAGTAAAGCTCTCCTCTCAGACTTTCCACGTTTTAGATATCGCatccttcttttttcttttaataTACAGTTGTATAAGAAAGTTAACCTTTTAGCACGTTTGTATACTGCAGTTTgggaaaacaaagaaagcaaagaaaaaacgAACCGCCGTTCCATCTcgagagaaaaagaagtcATACTTCTGTGAGTTCTCTCGAGCAGGACATTTCTATGACTAAAAAGAGAGAACAATAAAAGGGTACCAAGAGCGGATATGAGAATGTTATAGAGAGCTCATTCGCGGAACGCTCCGTTTAGAGTATCCCCCCACACACCATAAAAATCTCTGAGCGTTTACTAAGTTCCCGAAAGCTTAACAGGTACTGACTTTGAAGCTTATTATTGCTATCCGAACAACGTCCAAGTTGGCCTTATATGAGCACAATCAACACTCCAAACTTCAACGGACAACACAATAGGAAATAGTGCTCTGCCCGACTTTGGAAACATCcgttttttcttttaagTTCGTTCTATTTTCTTTGCCCTCCCCAATGTTCTCTGTCTTATCTCCCGAAGTCAACACCTTTAGGGTAGGGGACAAACGTTGCATGTAAGCCGTAACCACAGcataaaaaataaaggaaaaaagaatgtTTAATCAGCTGCATTTTTTCGATACCAAACCAGAAGTAATCTCGAAAAACCTTCATGTCTCTGTTCCCGGAAAGGCAAAAAATTATCAGCACCTGTTGACACGGAAGTTACCGAAAAGCGACGCGGATAACGAACGGAAGGACGGataagcaaaaaaaaaagataaaaattATATGTAAGCACACAATCAAACAATAGCAAACGTTGCGGGTTGCGGGTTGCGGGTTGCGGGTTTTCGCTGTAGCTGTATTATCCTCCCCTGCCCTCAGACAATAAGCGTCTTCGGGTGTCACGGTATTTTTCGTTTTGTTGGTTATTTTATCGTGCCAGTTGCATTGTTCCACTTATCGCTACACACCCAACAAGTGTGTCTATCCCAAGGGTCCCCCCACGCTTTGCTCTTTAAATGACACAATTGGGAACGTTAAATGTCTCCAAATAAAGCAAAtttgtgttgttgttgctttTTCTTAAACGTCAGGTAGTGTGGGGCCTCCCCGTTTTCTCCAAAGATAAAAACAGAATTGAGCCAGcccaatttttttttattttaatGTTGCGGCTGTCTCTTCCCATTCGTTTAGGAGGTATTGTTTATTCTCTTCTACGTCTCTTTCTCCATGCCTCCCCTTTTTTTACTCTTTTACTTATAAGGTTTCTTGCTACGGGTCTTTCACAGCAGAAAAACACAAAACAGCGCAGGTCGGGAAAAAATATGTTTCAGCCTAAAGCAGCAAAAAGCGTTGTGCACAAAAACACTGCAGAGGTCATCTCCTTTTCGTTTCcgctctcttttctttttctgcCGTTGTGCTTTGATCTCTGCGGCACAGTTGCGTCATTTCAAATGTCTCTGTCTGGCTGTCTCGCGTTGGTAGGACATTTTTTGTGCCCGCCGTCAATCAAAATGAGAAACTCAATGTGAATCTGCTAAAGACATTGCCAGAACTCCAAACAGGGGAAAACAACTAAAACGTTAAAAAAACAAGTTcgaggaaaaaaaacgatcgtaaaaaaaagaaaggaaagGAAAACTGGATCACTGGAGTATATATTCTCAACACGTATATATGCCCGGCATATCTAACGCAGGTCTGCGCCTTGTCACTTCCTTGCTGCcctttttttcatttttttttgaagtagGCTAGATCTTTTCTGTTCCGTTGTTTCAGATAcatttttcacttcttcttttttttttcgttgCGATAATCTATTTGATCATCTCTATATATGCATTGATTATACGTCCACTAATCTCACTGACAAATTGAGTGTGTGTTCTTTCGTaagaagaagcagcaaTATAATATAATAAAGGGaaatataaaaaataaTGTTACCACGTTTGCCGGGATCGTATCAACCATCGGTCCAGCCCTGTAGGAACAGCGCTATGTATCAAAATACAAACTATCAAACTCCTGTACCAGCCCAGCCTGGCGCGTATCCATCGGGCACTCACCCATCGTATAGCAGTAGTGACGCAGACTCTAGTAGTGTCACCATGACCCCCAAAACTACAGTCACGAACGACCCCTTCCCAGTACAATTGCCGTCGTTGACGTCACTCGTTTCGAGTATGCCTCGACCACAACGTGTGCAGTCGACGTCCCCGGTCAGTATCCCTCAGACGTCaaaccaacagcaacagcttcagcaacaacagcagatgCAACAACAGATGCAATTACAATaccaacatcaacaactgcaatatcaacagcaacaacagctgTTACAGTatcagcaacagcaacagcaacaacaggagCAGTTTCAATACCAACAACAGTTCCACTACCAGCCACAGATCATGCCACAAGTACACGGGTCACAGTACATTTACCAACAACCTCAGACACAAAATAACCTAGGGCAAAAAACTTATCAACCATACCTCCATGCCTCGCAGTTCCCACCTTACCTCACACCTACCGCTACGCCGGAAGCACAACCAGATTCAGCGTACCAGACACCACAGATGGTTCAAGTTTGCTACGTCCCCGTAGACACTACGCAGAGGGGGCCTGTAGTCTTGATGCCCGAGGTACCGTCTGCGCAATCGGGCCATATCCCTCCCAGTGTCCCCCTGCACAAAAGTGCTCCAGTGGTCCAGAACAACACTTCATCGTTACCAACTTCCATTATCAATGAAGTGAGTTTCCCTCAAAACTCACCTAAACAGAAAACGGTACATACAACCTTCGTTAACAGTAACACTGCACAACCGGGGAAGTTTGTGAAAACCAAAGATTACTACTGCACCgaggtgaagaaggaaCGTAAAGTCTCGGATACAATGAAGAACAAACGTTCAAAGGGGATCTCGCCACCTAACGGGAAAAAAGTGATGAAACATGGGATAAACACAAAGATACGGAGAACTAAACAGTGCCCGGTTTGTGGGAAGATTTGCTCGAGACCctccactttgaagacgCATTACTTCATCCACACAGGAGATACACCGTTCAAGTGCACCTGGCCAAACTGTGGGAGATCGTTCAACGTGAAAAGCAACATGATGAGACATATGAAAGCTCACGCGAAAAAGGCAGCAGAGTCTGGCAAGAAGGCAGCGGAGCCTGTCAATCGGACAATACAATCTCTCGAACTTGTAGCAGAACCTgttaaaaaataaactaTTTATTACATTTTAAGGGCAGTACTAATTACGCTGGGAGGATTCCATAAATGTATATCTATTGTGTACACAACGCTTCGTAATTATGACAAATACCCCAGTTCATGGCCTATGATGTATTATCCAACTGGGTCAGATGCGTTCTgggaaagtgaaaaatgaaaaggTAACTATTGGTTTTCTAAATTTTTGAGTGGCGTCAGGGCAGATATAATTCAGCAAATTACAGTGAGGACTGCTACATAAGTCCCATAAAATTATGTTTTAACTAGCAGTTGAATGTATCGATAAAGCAGATTTTTTTCGTGTTGCAGCCTTcctcaattgaacaaaaaaaatgtgtAGCAGGTATTACTTTACTGTTATGTGTTCATTAATTGGGTTCTTGGTTTGTATTTGGACTGCGTGGTCTCTGGTTGGTGTACGTCTCCGGTCTCGTGCAAAGGTATAACGCTGTAATCTCTGTTGTTTACTTCATAACTGgaaatattttatttttattccTGCTTAGTattacaaaaaataactAAGAGTAAAAATTTACAAATTAGGATTCTGAAGATGAATTGTGGAACTCCCCATGAATGGACTTAcgttggatattggaaatccagctttgtacaatgttacaATGCctatcgtcatataaaaggtgaaaagaattcatcgacagtttatgtagCTCTCCTATTTAATCCGTATATGGGGGAGGAGCTTC is part of the Huiozyma naganishii CBS 8797 chromosome 4, complete genome genome and encodes:
- the KNAG0D02240 gene encoding pirin family protein gives rise to the protein MSQESSSKPDIVPKEEKRSPFSTYKKAALIFLFSVVLYYFYPTRTNTTNNDYTMPSLFKLRSIANHFIPREVAEGVGARVKRSVGSMQQRRFTPFLMLDDFTVKSPSGFPDHPHHGQETITYVIDGLIAHEDFTGSKGVLRPGDLQFMTAGKGIVHSEMPVEMEDGRPARGLQLWVDLPKDLKNCEPRYRNLRSEDIPVVKPHENLEVRVISGKSYGTESVKDLAYTPIDFYYMLASKAGTEFAQEIPSDFNAFLYVMKGSVVINEKVFKQNTAIFFDTDGEGVAGQAGSDDTEFAIIGGKILDQPLVQHGPFVETDQEKLYEAFMNYEGYTKGFERAKGWRSDIASGINESEAKQLLE
- the ROK1 gene encoding RNA-dependent ATPase ROK1 (similar to Saccharomyces cerevisiae ROK1 (YGL171W); ancestral locus Anc_8.124), with amino-acid sequence MDIFRVLTRGAAVKKSNKGKKAESANFGSNHSENKEVNNDVRITRELDFFHNKKIIHDVENEKKHADVEETSEKAETDDTSSSLVVEPRIKTKEQAHQLRKSYQGNVTGEDVCLPIGSFEDLITRFSFDKRLLNNLVENHFTEPTPIQCESIPLALNNRDILACGPTGSGKTLAFLVPLVQQVIDDKEVEGLKGLIISPTKELANQIFIECTKLSHKIFHGKKKPLRVALLSKSLGAKLKNKVVSDKKYDVIISTPLRLIDVVKNEALDLSRVKHLIFDEADKLFDKTFVEQTDDILSSCTDPSLRKAMFSATIPSGVEEIAHTIMMDPVRVIIGHKEAANSSIEQKLVYCGNEEGKLIAIRQMVQEGEFKAPIIIFLESITRAKALYHELMYDRMNVDVIHAERTPVQRTKIIERFKSGDLWCLICTDVLARGIDFKGVNLVINYDVPRTAQAYVHRIGRTGRAGRSGKAVTFYTKQDAMAIKPVINVMKQSGCEVAKWMDSMSKISKREKESLKKGKGFQERKQISTVPKMDKLKRRKKQDMVEGSKRRKTIAATGNE
- the AGC1 gene encoding citrin (similar to Saccharomyces cerevisiae AGC1 (YPR021C); ancestral locus Anc_8.129), which produces MEQINSNSEKKIQQIDIFKRYAKALSTSDRALDEKDQGYGELVLNYDDFIKLISNSRKLYSKFTDHSYNLNQVPVNTFGCIFLAIDENNKGYLTISDWFYFNNILEHENFHIILLYEFFRKFDVASLKQSSRQAIEDSAGVEKRIKPINYGNKFLSFDELVLNSNQFKSTINLLHECVDDDYVRKHGLLLNWNDFNFLKLYECFPYLGKGSDDYGNTPYLTLNSLITILQTDLKNQRMFNGFSKLCHKDPIHNNLVLNKEKLVYLLKLFYSHKVSADIFDSLNLSNTSLLKSKNDSISYNVFKDIFYLFQNFDLLNQALLKYAEYNDLAEDDLRDYVITKRDFMKILNAQYNKVNNVNEFSPSQINLLFSIVANSKENNMQNKKLKNELKHQDRAIDNVIQNNYVQGGNNSRKSLESFGENYLSLLENFTQDTSFKKIFKASGGLFDHIFYGKKDVATMGSNLTIQDFLKILNPNYLNDVVHKLEMQHLQDESLYINYYFYPIFDSLFNFILGSAAGCIGATVVYPIDFIKTRMQVQRSLSKYKNSLDCLIKVVKTEGVRGLYSGLGFQLIGVAPEKAIKLTVNDFLRKKLIDKQGNLHAFAEVLSGASAGTCQVIFTNPIEIVKIRLQVKSESVANASLTASQIIKSLGIKGLYKGVTACLMRDVPFSAIYFPTYAHLKKDIFNFDPKDKTKRNRLKTWELLVAGALAGMPAAFLTTPFDVIKTRLQVDPRKGETRYKGIFHAAKTILKEESIRSFFKGGGARVLRSSPQFGFTLAAYELFKNAFPSLTVEEVNPKQGGANNSPDNANALASFSMSYFSDIFSRLGEGSPSSHKGHHELFNPIFDPYGSNFLNYYYKSCQVAKTFIDLDNSFSKFDHSVYKKFLEILQDPDNKS
- the DSS4 gene encoding guanine nucleotide exchange factor DSS4 (similar to Saccharomyces cerevisiae DSS4 (YPR017C); ancestral locus Anc_8.119), whose translation is MTTAKCSFKECGCNIIAVDYSKLVYLPAAVLDDYQLMQSTKSTDVDVNTKGPNTPFTLVTDVWAFDNIGVSKDIPPSIAPETGSQYTFQYENDQWDLVKCVKYMICAECDRGPIGMVCQIMTPDKSEEQMVYMLSLQSVQV